Proteins encoded within one genomic window of Rhinoderma darwinii isolate aRhiDar2 chromosome 5, aRhiDar2.hap1, whole genome shotgun sequence:
- the FIGNL1 gene encoding fidgetin-like protein 1 has protein sequence METPDPSSVHLSEWQKNVFALNSATCSPVQKADVYRAHIYQIQYAWANSEISQESAAHLFKKHAERYAAIIDSDKEGIGLNNYADSIMSLARCPRNDSEKWQSSLTTSNVLKLKCVQEMFESAGSGLPSQLSSVDAPLSVDNGVSTFGNVLVTSKDHSSLGHKRTERYALEETTKGTSKLFKKAKLATTADIKYTDINISPAVPHASKPLLATLIFGKNDATTSANIYSVPGPYSASIFPNAGKRKTFCLVEDEDTHKCVTDQRQTLSMPNPLEESSFKTAKEQLWVEEQKKHNSQSRSTAPGTYGTGKKSLGAARSRGLHGKFVPPIAKQDDGDDNAAQRKANVATNSQSNVPSDERLKNIEPKMIELIMSEIMDHGPPLNWDDIAGLEFAKTTIKEIVVWPMLRPDIFTGLRGPPKGILLFGPPGTGKTLIGKCIACQSGATFFSISASSLTSKWVGEGEKMVRALFTVARCHQPAVIFIDEIDSLLSQRGEGEHESSRRIKTEFLVQLDGATTSSEDRILVVGATNRPQEIDEAARRRLVKRLYVPLPEDSARKQIVVSLMSRENCSLSETEVDAIVLQSEGFSGADMTQLCREAALGPIRSLQAIDISTISPDQVRPITYIDFQNAFQTVRPSVSKQDLELYEHWNKTFGCGR, from the coding sequence ATTTATCAGATTCAGTATGCATGGGCTAACTCTGAGATCTCCCAGGAATCAGCAGCCCACCTGTTCAAGAAGCATGCAGAAAGGTATGCTGCCATTATTGACTCTGACAAGGAGGGTATTGGCCTAAATAACTATGCAGACAGCATTATGTCTTTGGCCAGATGTCCACGGAATGACAGTGAAAAGTGGCAATCGTCTTTGACTACCAGCAATGTTTTAAAATTAAAGTGTGTACAGGAAATGTTTGAATCTGCTGGATCAGGCCTGCCGTCCCAGTTGAGTTCCGTAGATGCACCACTTAGTGTTGATAATGGGGTCAGCACCTTTGGAAATGTATTGGTTACAAGTAAAGATCACAGCAGTTTAGGACATAAAAGGACAGAACGTTACGCATTAGAGGAGACAACTAAAGGTACCTCGAAGTTATTTAAAAAAGCAAAATTGGCAACAACAGCAGACATTAAATATACAGATATTAATATCTCACCAGCTGTTCCACATGCCAGTAAACCGTTGCTCGCAACTCTGATATTTGGAAAGAATGATGCAACAACTTCTGCAAATATATATAGTGTTCCTGGGCCTTATTCTGCCAGTATTTTTCCAAATGCAGGAAAAAGGAAGACTTTTTGTTTAGTGGAAGATGAAGATACACATAAATGTGTAACAGATCAGAGACAAACATTGAGCATGCCAAATCCACTTGAAGAAAGTAGCTTTAAAACTGCAAAAGAACAACTGTGGGTTGAAGAGCAGAAAAAACATAATAGCCAGTCCCGCAGCACAGCTCCTGGAACATATGGTACTGGAAAAAAGTCACTGGGAGCTGCGCGCTCGCGTGGACTGCATGGCAAATTTGTTCCTCCAATTGCAAAGCAAGATGATGGTGATGACAATGCTGCACAGAGAAAAGCTAATGTAGCTACTAACAGCCAGTCAAATGTTCCTTCTGATGAGCGTTTGAAAAACATCGAACCAAAAATGATAGAACTCATCATGAGTGAAATTATGGATCATGGCCCTCCACTTAATTGGGATGATATTGCTGGTTTGGAATTTGCCAAAACGACTATAAAGGAAATAGTTGTGTGGCCTATGCTGAGGCCAGACATATTCACTGGACTTCGAGGACCACCAAAAGGCATTCTTCTCTTTGGACCTCCAGGGACAGGAAAAACGCTGATTGGAAAATGTATTGCATGTCAATCTGGGGCCACATTTTTTAGCATTAGTGCATCATCATTAACTTCTAAATGGGTAGGTGAAGGTGAAAAGATGGTCCGTGCTCTCTTTACAGTGGCAAGATGTCACCAGCCTGCTGTCATTTTTATAGACGAGATAGATTCCCTTTTATCACAGCGTGGTGAGGGAGAACATGAATCTTCAAGACGAATTAAAACAGAGTTTTTAGTGCAGTTAGATGGTGCCACAACTTCTTCAGAGGACCGCATCCTTGTGGTTGGTGCTACTAACAGACCACAAGAGATAGATGAAGCTGCTAGAAGACGACTGGTTAAGAGACTGTACGTTCCTCTTCCTGAAGACTCTGCTAGAAAGCAAATTGTTGTTAGCCTGATGTCTCGAGAGAATTGTAGCCTCTCTGAGACGGAAGTGGACGCTATAGTCTTACAATCTGAAGGGTTTTCTGGTGCAGACATGACTCAGTTGTGTCGAGAAGCTGCCCTTGGTCCGATTCGCAGCCTTCAAGCCATAGATATTTCAACCATATCACCTGATCAAGTTAGGCCTATTACTTACATTGATTTTCAAAATGCCTTCCAAACAGTGAGGCCCAGTGTCTCAAAGCAGGATCTAGAATTATATGAACACTGGAACAAAACATTTGGTTGTGGaagataa